The Oryzias melastigma strain HK-1 linkage group LG13, ASM292280v2, whole genome shotgun sequence genome window below encodes:
- the alp3 gene encoding alkaline phosphatase, tissue-nonspecific isozyme isoform X2, giving the protein MEQTSAFTVLLFLLLGSSRAAEEENPEFWRAQAKQTLQSVLDRQLNTNVAKNILFFLGDGMGITTYTAARILKGQLQNQSGEETVMTMDTFPYVGLAKTYSVDFQIADSAATATAYLCGVKTNLNTVGVNAAARNGVCRSQKGNEVTSILKWAKDAGKSVGIVTTTRVQHATPAGSYAHSASRTWYSDADMPDSAIGEGCTDISSQLLKNVDIDVIIGGGRQYMTPWGTKDPEYPADSSSGGKRRDGRHLIQEWQNMKNGKVAHYAWNKTEFDAIDPDTTDYLMALFEPGDLRYDAERDPSMDPSLMETTEKAIRILQKNPKGFFLLVESGRIDQAHHQGNAYLALHEAVAFDETIARALELTSDDDTLTIATADHSHPLTFNGFPFRGQSILGKSPLWGTDMLPYTTLMYGNGPGHKIVDGKRPDIRNVDTNSMEYIQLSAAPTDSTTHSGEDVIVLARGPMAHLFSGVQEQNYIAHAMGYAACVGADLRHCQGPITPPVD; this is encoded by the exons ATGGAGCAGACGTCAGCCTTCACGGTgcttctgtttctgctgctgggatcctccagagctgcag AGGAGGAGAACCCAGAGTTCTGGAGGGCCCAGGCCAAACAGACGCTGCAGTCGGTTCTGGACAGACAACTCAACACCAATGTGGCTAAAAATATTCTCTTCTTCCTAGGAGATG GAATGGGAATCACAACCTACACAGCTGCTCGGATCCTCAAGGGACAGCTGCAGAACCAGTCAGGGGAGGAGACGGTGATGACCATGGACACCTTCCCCTACGTGGGCTTAGCCAAG ACCTACAGTGTGGACTTCCAGATTGCAGACAGTGCAGCTACGGCTACAGCGTATCTGTGTGGAGTAAAAACTAACCTGAACACAGTCGGGGTGAACGCTGCAGCTCGTAATGGCGTCTGCAGAAGTCAGAAGGGGAACGAGGTCACATCCATCCTTAAGTGGGCCAAAGATGCTG GTAAATCTGTTGGAATAGTAACAACAACTCGAGTTCAGCATGCCACCCCAGCGGGCAGTTACGCCCACAGCGCCAGCAGGACGTGGTACAGTGATGCTGACATGCCAGATTCTGCCATAGGGGAGGGCTGCACTGACATCTCATCCCAGCtactcaaaaatgttgacattgat GTGATCATTGGTGGCGGCAGACAATACATGACTCCTTGGGGCACCAAAGACCCAGAGTACCCAGCTGATTCCTCTTCTGGAGGCAAACGGCGAGACGGGCGCCACCTCATCCAGGAATGGCAGAATATGAAGAACGGAAAG GTAGCCCACTATGCATGGAACAAGACGGAGTTTGATGCCATCGACCCTGACACCACAGACTACCTCATGG CTCTGTTTGAACCTGGTGATCTCCGTTATGATGCGGAAAGAGACCCCAGCATGGATCCATCCCTCATGGAGACCACGGAGAAGGCCATCCGCATTCTGCAGAAAAACCCCAAAGGCTTCTTCCTGCTTGTAGAGA GCGGGAGAATCGACCAGGCCCACCACCAAGGAAACGCCTACTTGGCGCTCCACGAGGCCGTTGCCTTTGACGAGACCATTGCCCGGGCCCTGGAGCTCACCAGCGATGACGACACTCTCACCATCGCGACTGCTGACCACTCCCACCCTCTCACCTTCAACGGCTTTCCCTTCCGAGGGCAAAGCATTCTGG GTAAATCTCCACTGTGGGGCACAGACATGCTGCCCTACACCACTCTGATGTACGGCAACGGACCCGGACACAAAATCGTTGACGGGAAACGGCCGGACATCCGCAACGTCGACACGA ACAGTATGGAATACATCCAGCTTTCCGCAGCGCCCACGGATTCCACCACCCACAGTGGGGAGGACGTGATTGTCCTGGCCCGTGGACCCATGGCCCACCTCTTCAGTGGGGTCCAGGAGCAGAACTACATCGCCCATGCCATGGGCTATGCTGCCTGTGTGGGTGCTGACCTGAGGCACTGCCAGGGGCCCATCACACCACCTGTGGACTGA
- the alp3 gene encoding alkaline phosphatase, tissue-nonspecific isozyme isoform X1, whose product MEQTSAFTVLLFLLLGSSRAAVEEENPEFWRAQAKQTLQSVLDRQLNTNVAKNILFFLGDGMGITTYTAARILKGQLQNQSGEETVMTMDTFPYVGLAKTYSVDFQIADSAATATAYLCGVKTNLNTVGVNAAARNGVCRSQKGNEVTSILKWAKDAGKSVGIVTTTRVQHATPAGSYAHSASRTWYSDADMPDSAIGEGCTDISSQLLKNVDIDVIIGGGRQYMTPWGTKDPEYPADSSSGGKRRDGRHLIQEWQNMKNGKVAHYAWNKTEFDAIDPDTTDYLMALFEPGDLRYDAERDPSMDPSLMETTEKAIRILQKNPKGFFLLVESGRIDQAHHQGNAYLALHEAVAFDETIARALELTSDDDTLTIATADHSHPLTFNGFPFRGQSILGKSPLWGTDMLPYTTLMYGNGPGHKIVDGKRPDIRNVDTNSMEYIQLSAAPTDSTTHSGEDVIVLARGPMAHLFSGVQEQNYIAHAMGYAACVGADLRHCQGPITPPVD is encoded by the exons ATGGAGCAGACGTCAGCCTTCACGGTgcttctgtttctgctgctgggatcctccagagctgcag TAGAGGAGGAGAACCCAGAGTTCTGGAGGGCCCAGGCCAAACAGACGCTGCAGTCGGTTCTGGACAGACAACTCAACACCAATGTGGCTAAAAATATTCTCTTCTTCCTAGGAGATG GAATGGGAATCACAACCTACACAGCTGCTCGGATCCTCAAGGGACAGCTGCAGAACCAGTCAGGGGAGGAGACGGTGATGACCATGGACACCTTCCCCTACGTGGGCTTAGCCAAG ACCTACAGTGTGGACTTCCAGATTGCAGACAGTGCAGCTACGGCTACAGCGTATCTGTGTGGAGTAAAAACTAACCTGAACACAGTCGGGGTGAACGCTGCAGCTCGTAATGGCGTCTGCAGAAGTCAGAAGGGGAACGAGGTCACATCCATCCTTAAGTGGGCCAAAGATGCTG GTAAATCTGTTGGAATAGTAACAACAACTCGAGTTCAGCATGCCACCCCAGCGGGCAGTTACGCCCACAGCGCCAGCAGGACGTGGTACAGTGATGCTGACATGCCAGATTCTGCCATAGGGGAGGGCTGCACTGACATCTCATCCCAGCtactcaaaaatgttgacattgat GTGATCATTGGTGGCGGCAGACAATACATGACTCCTTGGGGCACCAAAGACCCAGAGTACCCAGCTGATTCCTCTTCTGGAGGCAAACGGCGAGACGGGCGCCACCTCATCCAGGAATGGCAGAATATGAAGAACGGAAAG GTAGCCCACTATGCATGGAACAAGACGGAGTTTGATGCCATCGACCCTGACACCACAGACTACCTCATGG CTCTGTTTGAACCTGGTGATCTCCGTTATGATGCGGAAAGAGACCCCAGCATGGATCCATCCCTCATGGAGACCACGGAGAAGGCCATCCGCATTCTGCAGAAAAACCCCAAAGGCTTCTTCCTGCTTGTAGAGA GCGGGAGAATCGACCAGGCCCACCACCAAGGAAACGCCTACTTGGCGCTCCACGAGGCCGTTGCCTTTGACGAGACCATTGCCCGGGCCCTGGAGCTCACCAGCGATGACGACACTCTCACCATCGCGACTGCTGACCACTCCCACCCTCTCACCTTCAACGGCTTTCCCTTCCGAGGGCAAAGCATTCTGG GTAAATCTCCACTGTGGGGCACAGACATGCTGCCCTACACCACTCTGATGTACGGCAACGGACCCGGACACAAAATCGTTGACGGGAAACGGCCGGACATCCGCAACGTCGACACGA ACAGTATGGAATACATCCAGCTTTCCGCAGCGCCCACGGATTCCACCACCCACAGTGGGGAGGACGTGATTGTCCTGGCCCGTGGACCCATGGCCCACCTCTTCAGTGGGGTCCAGGAGCAGAACTACATCGCCCATGCCATGGGCTATGCTGCCTGTGTGGGTGCTGACCTGAGGCACTGCCAGGGGCCCATCACACCACCTGTGGACTGA